A region of the Ranitomeya imitator isolate aRanImi1 chromosome 10, aRanImi1.pri, whole genome shotgun sequence genome:
CTGGATTCAAGATGAAGAAGACAATCAGCATTTTATGGTTTCTCAATTTGGCCATAGCTGACTTTATATTTGATATTATGTTCCCTCTCCAGATGACTGAGATAATTATGGAAGGACATTGGCCCTTTGGTGTCACCATGTGCAAGGTCGTTTTCACTGTTCTCTTCCTTAACATGTCCGTCAGCACCTCTTTCCTAATGATTATCAGTGTTGACCGTTGCACATCCATCATGTGCCCCGTGTGGTCAAAAAACCACAAGACTCCCCGGTTGGCCATGACTATCTCGGGAATAATATGGTCAACATGTCTCATGCTCAGCTCCCCATATCTTGCCTTCTTCAACATTGCTCAAGCCTACGAAAATGACACCTTATATTGTATCCCCATGTATGCGGATGACGACGACACCTACACAATGATGGATCACACTATGGTAATCGTCAGATTCGTCTCCATGTTCCTTATCCCGTTTTCGATCATAGTAATCTGTTATAGCCTTATTGCATGTCGCTTGAGTAAAAGCAGAAGTCTGTCCAAATCAAACAGACCATTGAAGGTCATTGTCACTATTGTACTTAGCTTTTTCTGCTTATGGTTTCCATTTCATATATGGCCTCTCCTAGAAGTCATGAAGGTTCAAATGGACCCTGACGTGGATGCGTTCGTGAGCAATCTCGTATACAGCATCGGCTTCTTTAATAGTTGTGTGAATCCCATGATTTACGTCTTTGTCGGAAGGGACTTCAAGAAAAGTTTATTCAAGTCCATTCCATTCCTTCTGGAGAACACGTTCAAGGAGAAAGATGGTTCCGAAACAGAGCTCCGATCAAATCTGACGGAGACTGAAATGGAAGTTATCACTAGTGAAGTAAGAAAAAATTCTTAAATGGGTTCTCCTAAGAGGACACCTCTGGCAATATgccacacagggatatatagacCCTACTATAATACTTTCTTCTAGTGCAGGCGCCCACAGCTTCCCTTGTCGTATCAGTCAGGAAGTCTTCATTATAAGACTTCTAGATGCTATGACCAAGAACGTGATGTCAATCAAAAATTTGTTGGATGCCCACTTATGTGCCCACTTATGTGCTCTTACATTGTACGTAGCGGATTTTACTTAAACAAAATAAGATTCATTGTTTTAACGCTTGAATGCTAGACCTAGTCATGTTCTTTTGGAAGTGGTGTCCACACGGGTCGACACCTTTCATTTTTCAAGGTCATGCTCCACTGAAAAGTCAAGGTGATACATGTTAGTCAGGCAGAACAAACTTTGGGACAGGTAGGATGGTTTTATTTTCCAACTTTGGACTATATTGTTGTACTTGCTATGTTGTGCACTTTTAGAATTGTGCCATTTATTTGACAATGAACATCTTATGTGTTGGGAGAACCCGCCAAGCGAAAAGCCATAATTCATCACCTGTCCTAACGGCTGCCACCTGATTAGAAGAAGTGAATGGACAAAGATGTCCACTACTTTTTTACTGATGGCCAATCCAAACAACATAGAATTGCACAAAGTATATAATAAAAATACCATTTTCTAGATAGATATAAATGTCACGTGATTTGTATAGTGTGCAGTTACTGTCTTATTCACGGTGATTGTATTAATTGCATTAAATAATAACGTACATATTTTTGCAGACTAATGTGGCATGTGGTCCTTGTGCCCCGACGTACGTTTCACCCTTTGCTTCATCAGGGGCTTGTCATGTGTGCAATTCTATGCTGCTTGGATATAACTATGCAAATACAATATGTGGTCCTCCATTGCATTTCTCTGTTGACATTATATGTACTTTCAATTGTTTAACTTTCGATAAAGTTTaaagacagcttttttttttatactatatGTACTTATCTTTCATCTTATTTTTCTGCAATATCTATGTTTGTCACTTATTCGCCTGTTTATACAAGCCTACTGAGCTTCCAATGTGCACAGAACGTCAATAATAGATCGCTTTTGCATGCAGGCAGTCAgctaatgtgctgccgagaacaatgatttttcaGCCAGCTGACGACTGAGCTTTATGATCAGCCGCGTTCCTAGGATTGTTCGTTCACAATAATCATGCAGTGTAAATGCACCATCTGATGCTCTGCAACAAGAAGCATATCCTGTCCTGTCGCTAGGGCAGAAGTGTTGATATTTGGGTAACACAACATGATATGTAATGCCACAAGTACTAACAGAAAAAACAGATGACTAAAACATCTCAGCCTTAAATGTATGTCTTCATTTTATTTGAAGGCTTCTATACCTAGTGTATTCAAATAAATGTTCCTGGTCACGAATCacctgttatatgtttatttcagaCTTTGTGTTTTATTCTTGTTACTTTTTTGTATGAAAACTCGAATAGGAGGAGAAGTTAGCTACTTCCACCCTTTTCGTATTGCACCCATATGAGGACCTGACGGTCACCAGGGATCGTTCAGTTTAACCTCTCAACAACATCAGCTGATTGTCGGGATGTCAGCTGCAGACCCCTGGTATGGCGCCCTCTGTTGGAAAAATATCATATTTCGGAAAGACATGATACCGGGTGGTGACTCATAAAGGAGAATGGTTCTTGAGACACAGACCTTTTGATTTAGTAGTGATTTTTTAAGGTCTTTACAATAGGGCGTGGTttacagggtaattatgcagaggagcctaaagacacgccccagaggatccagtGAGACACTCTTCATTGATAAAGACTATTAAAATGTACACTAAATAAAAAGGAACTTTATGGGAaattctaaaaataaaataaacaaataaatacataAAGAAATAAAAATTCCACAATATTAAGAGGAGTAGGAAAAAAATAACAGCTAAAACTGATCACTTGCCACATTTTAAGGGTACACGTCTCACTGAGTTTCCACCCCAATCCCCTTATTTTAGCGTTCAGAACCAATCAGTAATAAATGCCGCAGTCTAGCGATATCCTCACTGCAACggctggaatatccctttaagaagATGACGTATCACTCTTGTAGTGTAACATTCTCATTATTTCACTTTGACGAGACGAAACAATGAACATATCCAAGAATTACATGCTGTACACATACGTATCTGATTGGTGACATAACGGCTCCTTTCCCATGACAGATAAGCTCCAACATATCTATAACCGAAACTGAAATCTTTTCTCATTAATAAAAACAAAGACAACCCTGCCTGAAAAGAAACCATATACTCACCCTTTTAATGTCACATTTAttacttttcactttttttttttttaccctatgaACTTGACTTTTTGTAGTCCTTCCAGCAATACACTCTACCCACCACTAGGTGGCAATATCATAGTCACAATTTCTTCCTAGCAAGTGAAAAAAAAGTCCTTGCCCTGTGGATGCAGCACCTAACAtacctaacctaacatgtcctgGGCAAAAAGGTCCACTCTGCTTCATTAAGCTACTAGTTTTGCCAAGTTGATACTTTCAAGTTGTACTTTACAGAGGAAATAGACCAACCAATGTGAAAATATGGAAACCTctgattagtagggttgagcgaaacgggtcgttcattttcaaaagtcgccgacttttggcaaagtctggtttcatgaaacccgatccgacccctgtgcggggtcggccatgcggtacgcgactttcgcgccaaagtcgcgtttcaatgacgcgaaaagcgccatttctcagccaatgaaggtaaacgcagagtgtgggcagcgtgatgacataggtcctggtccccaccatcttagagaagggcattgcagtgattggcttgctgtctgcggcgtcacaggggctataaaggggagttcccgccgaccgccatgttactgctgctgatctgagcttagggagaggttgctgcagcttcatcagaagcagggatagcgttaggcagggtccattaaccaccaaaccgcttgtgctgcagcgatttccacagcccaacaccaccctcggtgtgcagggacagtggaagctacattttttttttctcctcagcgctgtagctcattgggctgccctagaaggctccctgatagctgcattgctgtgtgtacgccgctgtgcaaaccaactgcttttttcaaagcacaaatcctcttgttccttcctttctgcacagctatcttgtttgtttgtccacactttttatttaatttgtgcatcagtccactccttattgctgcctgccatacctggctgagattactgcaggcagggagatagtaattgtaggacattccctgtttttttttttttttttttgtgggagattaagattgacatttctgctagagtgccatccctgtctgtgtcatctctcagtcagtgggccatagaaagcctatttatttttttagcttgatttgggttccaaaatctacctgaaaaaatcactacatcaatcagtgggagaaaaatattggcctctgggcttgtgtgccactcctgactcctgtgtgcgtcatctctcactcagtgggccatagaaagcctttttttgttttatttgttttctaaattctccctgaaaaaatcattttattttatttggtttctaaattcttcctgaaaaaatcattttattctattatttttttttcctaaagtctccctgaaaaaaaaaaaaaaaaacaaatcagtgggagataaatatttacatttgtgcttcagtgacagtcctgcgtgtggggcatctctctcatttgttgccaccaacaacagagtgtgtaacattgggcctgattttcgttgtggtctcaccaacctgtaaaggggtagctaaatcatactgaagttatagctcaccgtgtaagttgtgtgactgcaacaaataacgttagtttggttacgtttttaaaacaatgaggaagtatggtggaagaggtcgtggccgggggcgttcattgtcagctggtaatgagggtagtggtagtggtggagcatcaggtggtcgtgggaaaaaaaatattgcacctaagtctggagctgtggagccaggttcgtcgtctggctacacaaggcctcgaacgctcccttttctgggagtaggaaaaccgcttttaaagccggagcagcaagagcaagttttggcttatcttgctgactcagcctctagctcttttgcctcctctcgtgaaactggtaaatgtcaaagcagcgcgtcgttagtggatgttcacggtcagggacaagtcgcttccttgtcctcttcagcaaaaacaacaacagagaagaatgcagcaggcgacacaacgggttactccatggagctctttacacataccgtccctggcttagaaagtgaagcagttaacagtccatgcccattacaagttgaatctgacatggagtgcactgatgcacagccacagccagactactatgctggtcctttgactcagaccacaacattgccctcgcagggtgctgatcaagaatcagaccctgatgagactatgttgccccatcacgaacgctataccaccgaccgacacggtgacacagacgaagttgcacacgagctacaagaagaggtaatagatgacccagttcttgaccccgattggcagccattgggggaacagggtgcaggcggcagcagttctgaagcggaggagatggggccgcagcaggcatcaacatcgcaacaggttccatctgccgggcccgtatcttgcccaaaacgcatggcaaagccaaaacctgttggaggacagcgtggccatccggttaaagctcagtctgcaatgcctgaaaaggtatccgatgctagaaagagtgcagtctggtattttttttaaacaacatccaatttatcagcgcaaagtcatctgtcaaaaatgttcaactaccttaagcagagggcagaatctgaaaagtctcaatacaagttgcatgcatagacatttaaccaccatgcatttgcaagcctggactaactaccaaacgtcccttaaggttgtagcaccctcggccaatgaagctagtcatcaacgcaacatcccttccggcagtgtagggccaccattttccgcaccacctgcagtatctgtgcaggtttctttgccaggccaaagcagtcagggtcagggaatcaccagtttcgtagtaggaaacactgcatctagggcaccggcggcaacaataccatctcccaccgtctctcagtctgccatgtccaccggcaccctcgctagttccacgatctccagctctccagtccagctcaccctacatgagactatggttagaaaaaggaagtacttagcctcgcatccgcgtacacagggtttgaacgcacacatagctagactaatctcgttagagatgatgccctaccggttagttgaaagcgaagctttcaaagccctgatggactacgctgtaccacgctacgagctacccagtcgacactttttttccagaaaagccatcccagccctcctccagcatgttaaagagcgcatcgtccatgcactcaggcaatctgtgagcacaaaggtgcacctgacaacagatgcatggaccagtaggcatggccagggacgttacgtgtccatcacggcacactgggtgaatgttgtggatgcagggtccacaggggacagcaagtttgggacagttctgcctagcccatggtctaggcaacagttggctgtagccgttcgcaccccctcctcctcctcttcgtcctcctgcagaagcgagagctcgtccacagaccgcagtcgcacaaccactccatccgcagctgccactgttgcacaccaggtctcccattatggggcagctactggcaaacgtcagcaggctgtattggctatgaagtgtttgggcgacaacagacacaccgcggaagttctgtccgagttcttgcagaaagaaacgcagtcgtggctgggcactgtagatcttgaggcaggcaaggtagtgagtgataacggaaggaatttcatggctgccatctccatttcccaactgaaacacattccttgcctggctcacaccttaaacctggtggtgcagtgcttcctgaaaagttatccggggttatccgacctgctcctcaaagtgcgtggactttgctcacatatctgccgttcgcccgtacactccagccgtatgcagacctatcagcgttctttgaaccttccccagcatcgcctaatcatagacgttgcaacaaggtggaactcaacactgcacatgcttcagagactgtgcgaacagaggcgggctgttatgtttttgtgggaggatacacatacacgggcaggcagtaggatggcagacatggagttgtcaggtgtgcagtggtcgaagattcaagacatgtgtcaagtccttcagtgttttgaggaatgcacacggctggttagtgcagacaacgccataataagcatgagcatccccctaatgcgtctgctgatgcaaagtttgacgcacataaatgatcaggcgtctgcagctgaggaagaggaaagccttgatgacagtcagccattgtctggccagggcagtgtacaggacgaggtagcgggcgaagaggaggaggaggacgaggaggatgatggggatgattatatttttaatgaggaagcttttctggggccactaaaaattggtggcgcggcaaggccgggttctggtttttggagggacacaagtgacgtggatttgcctgaaactgcccctcaaccaagcacaaccgcagatttgagaactggaactttggcccacatggcggattatgccttacgtatcctcaaaagggacacacgcataactaaaatgatgaacgatgacgattactggttggcctgcctccttgatcctcgctataaaggcaaattgcaaattataatgccacatgagaacttggaactaatattagcaaccaaacaatcaactcttgttgaccgtttgcttctggcattccctgcacacagcgcccgtgatcgttctcacacgagctccaggggccagcagaccagaggtgttagaggggcagaaatcagaagtggcgttggccagaggggttttctgaccaggttgtggagtgatttttctatgaccgcagacaggacaggtactgcagcatcaattcaaagtgacaggagacaacatttgtccagtatggttactaactatttttcatcccttatcgatgttctccctcaaccgtcattcccatttgattactgggcatcaaaattagacacctggccagaattggcagaatatgcattgcaggagcttgcttgcccggcagctagtgtcctatcagaaagagtattcagtgctgcaggttcaatactaacagaaaaaaggactcgtctggctacccaaaatgtagatgatctaaccttcattaaaatgaaccacaactggatttcgaaatcttttgccccaccttgcccggctgacacctagctttcctatgaaaagctcttgcctgtggactattctgaatgccttttccaatctcgtaattttctgcacctgattgtccagcatacgacatgtttacacctcactaaatggccaaactccccacacggggccgtggtatcgtcactttgcgccagcacccgtgagagtgctgtttgtctgaagaggtgggtgtgcccgcttttggtcgacggcactgccactgggtccctcctagtacaataaagtgtctctggcggtggtggtgcgcacccaacgtcagacacaccgttgtaatatgaggggccctgggcctgtaccgccggccacaagacagttcccccccccccagctcaaacagtgctctaccacttgcaaaattatctcacagctccaccaatgtttagtctatgcgctgacatccttcaatgcctgccactgacaataccattgtattgacatttttgttatgttaggccttcgatgcctgtctgtggtcactccttccactaggcctccactgaccacaccactgctgcccgtgtacccctggaaccaatctaaaattgcctacagccatgtgttattattttaggccttcgatgcctgtctgcggtcactccttccactaggcctccactgaccacaccactgctgcccgtgtacccctggaaccaatttaaaattgcctacagccatgtgttattattttaggccttcgatgcctgtctgcggtcactccttccactaggcccccactgaccacaccactgctgcccgtgtatccctggaaccaatttaaaattgcctacagccatgtgttattattttaggccttcgatgcctgtctgcggtcactccttccactaggcctccactgaccacaccactgctgcccgtggacccctggaaccaatttaaaattgcctacagccatgtgttattattttaggccttcgatgcctgtctgcggtccctccttccactaggcctccactgaccacaccactgctgcccgtgtacccctggaacctatttttaattgcatagagcatcctttttttaatagtaggcgtacaaagtctgtctgcggttcactattgaaattgtcctccactgcccagagcactgcagcttgtgtacccctgtaacttttttaagctgcagtgagccacatttttgggttaagtcctactacctgtgtctgtctgcgccactcaattcagctgtgttcctttgaaaaaagctgagcgtcaatagtcttgttttcagcctctaggaattttaaaactgcattgggggtacaactttggtagggcctactaacggtgtctgcctccccaaggtgttccccaggtttcctcgccattgcttcgatattccggctctcgtttagtagttgttggaaactacactgcattaggcctacaaattgggtatggggtgtagagagatggtgtgttccactccaaggtgttctccaggttgcctttcctgaacttctatcttcaggctctcattaaattgtggttaaatggaacaactgcatttggcgtactagttggtttggggcctactatcggtgtctgccgctccttgctgttctcctggtttcctgtcctgaaattccattttcaggctcttgttaagtagttgttaatgttagactgcatttggcctactagttgggttggggcctactatcggtgtctgccactccttgctgttctcattAAAacggaacaaagctgggccgcctgtttactacggttgccaattttgaactgcatgtcgactacttactgatttgggcctactctctgtgtcagcctctcattccagttgtcctccactgcaatgccccctgattagtcctgtgttaccaattttgaactgcatttagcccactttattctttgggcctatatctgtgtttcctcctcatcctgcccattgcccagccagtgatagatgagtctgctggtacattgacccataacgcaacattccccgtgcacgctacacaacaacattgtgaccctgctgaaagtcaggttgctcttcccgcataccataccaccttacacggggacaaagaggaaggtgcagatgaaagtgcaggttccttcatcaggtggggggaggaatactagttggcgacgtcactggcacagggcctctcatagtacgcaaaagtgttgctgccggtgggaggcgccccccgccgtgcaaacacaccgctgtactttgaggggccctgtgccagtgccaatgccaacgagtgggccccccctgcttgctcaggttcacagcacttgcaaagttgaaatacttacctctccctgctccactgccgtgacgtggtccagatttcctgggcccactaattacttgaaccagccctaccccccacaactttagccaaatgacccccaatttcaaatgccttccaattattataagctaaattacgattgacaagcttctttaacatgaatggatggttttgccattaaaatgggcagtgtaggtgttttcctggcccccactcactgccgactatgctcccccattgacttgcattgggtttcgtgtttcggtcgatcccgacttttcgcgataatcggccgatttcactcgactcgacttctaagatagtcgggtttcgcgaaacacggctcgactctaaaaaggtcaaggtcgctcaaccctactgattagGATATTAATATTATTGCATAAGTAACGGTCATTTGATtggttgattgatttattgattgatCCAGATATGTATGGACTTCAGTTTACGATTTATTTTAGATTCCACTATAGAATTTAAATCTGCTATACTCTCTATCACCACAAGATGGCAGTATATCACAATAAAtttttctaacatagtaacatagtaacatagttagtaaggccgaaaaaagacatttgtccatccagttcagcctatattccatcataataaatacccagatctacgtccttctacagaacctaataattgtatgatacaatattgttctgctccaggaagacatccaggcctctcttgaacccctcgactgagttcgccatcaccacctcctcaggcaagcaattccagattctcactgccctaacagtaaagaatcctcttctatgttggtggaaaaaccttctctcctccagatgcaaagaatgcccccttgtgcccgtcaccttccttggtataaacagatcctcagcgagatatttgtattgtccccttatatacttatacatggttattagatcgcccctcagtcgtcttttttctagactaaataatcctaatttcgctaatctatctgggtattgtagttctcccatcccctttattaattttgttgccctcctttgtactctctctagttccattatatccttcctgagcaccggtgcccaaaactggacacagtactccatgtgcggtctaactagggatttgtacagaggcagtataatgctctcatcatgtgtatccagacctcttttaatgcaccccatgatcctgtttgccttggcagctgctgcctggcactggctgctccaggtaagtttatcattaactaggatccccaagtccttctccctgtcagatttacccagtggtttcccgttcagtgtgtaatggtgatattgattccctcttcccatgtgtataaccttacatttatcattgttaaacctcatctgccacctttcagcccaagtttccaacttatccagatccatctgtagcagaatactatcttctcttgtattaactgctttacatagttttgtatcatctgcaaatatcgatattttactgtgtaaaccttctaccagatcattaatgaatatgttgaagagaacaggtcccaataccgacccctgcggtaccccactggtcacagcgacccagttagagactataccatttataaccaccctctgctttctatcactaagccagttactaacccatttacacacattttcccccagaccaagcattctcattttgtgtaccaacctcttgtgcggcacggtatcaaacgctttggaaaaatcgagatataccacgtccaatgactcaccgtggtccagtctatagcttacctcttcataaaaactgattagattggtttgacaggagcgatttctcataaacccatgctgatatggagttaaacagttattctcattgagataatccagaataacatccctcagaaacccttcaaatattttaccaacaatagaggttagacttactggcctataatttccaggttcacttttagagccctttttgaatattggcaccacatttgctatgcgccagtcctgcggaacagaccctgtcgctatagagtccctaaaaataagaaataatggtttatctattacat
Encoded here:
- the LOC138651171 gene encoding chemerin-like receptor 1, with the protein product METASFPPYGLEVTMFVYEEDTEEISPTILRLIHICNFIFYSITFILGVTGNGLVIWIAGFKMKKTISILWFLNLAIADFIFDIMFPLQMTEIIMEGHWPFGVTMCKVVFTVLFLNMSVSTSFLMIISVDRCTSIMCPVWSKNHKTPRLAMTISGIIWSTCLMLSSPYLAFFNIAQAYENDTLYCIPMYADDDDTYTMMDHTMVIVRFVSMFLIPFSIIVICYSLIACRLSKSRSLSKSNRPLKVIVTIVLSFFCLWFPFHIWPLLEVMKVQMDPDVDAFVSNLVYSIGFFNSCVNPMIYVFVGRDFKKSLFKSIPFLLENTFKEKDGSETELRSNLTETEMEVITSEVRKNS